TGGCTGTCGGTATCTCCGGAAAGGAATTTGATACCATTGTCTGTAAGTTCAACCTGGTTGTTCTTTTCCTCAATCACAAAATACAGTGCCTCATCGACCTTGTGCATCTCGCGGTTGTTGTCAGACATGTATTGGTTTTCGGTTTTTTGCAGCAATTGCTTGATGCCTTCTTCCGATAAGAATTTGATCAGCGCCTTGTTTTTAGGCAAACTCCTGTACGCGCGCAACAACGAAAATCCGCCATCTTTTGTATTTCCTTCTTTGATCAGTCGTTTCGCATCGGCTAAAAAACCGTTGGCCAGCTGCCTTTGCAGGTTGACGAGATTTTCGACTTTCGGACGCAGTTCATTGAATTCGTGGCGGTCGCCCTGTGGCACCGGCCCCGAAATAATCAATGGTGTCCTGGCATCATCGATCAGGACGGAATCGACCTCGTCGACAATCGCGAAATTATGCTTGCGCTGCACCAGATCAGCCGGCGAATGCGCCATATTGTCCCTTAGGTAATCAAAACCAAATTCGTTATTGGTACCATAGGTAATGTCGGCATCGTAGGCTTTTTTCCTGCCTTCTGAATTGGGTTGGTGGTTGTCGATGCAGTCTACGGTCAGTCCGTGGAACTCAAACAGCGGCGCTTTCCAGCTGCTGTCACGTTTGGCCAGATAGTCGTTCACGGTAACGAGGTGCACACCGTTTCCGGTCAATGCATTGAGGTACAATGGCAATGTGGCCACGAGGGTTTTTCCTTCACCCGTCTGCATTTCAGCGATTTTTCCCTGGTGCAGCACCATACCGCCGATGAGCTGCACATCATAGTGGATCATGTCCCAGGTGATCGCCTTTCCGGCGGCATTCCAGGAATTGGCCCAGATGGCATTGTCGCCTTCCAGCGTGATGTAAGGTTTTTCGGCTGAAAGTTCGCGGTCTTTCGGTGTGGCCTTTACGGTGACATTGGTATTTTCCTTGAATCGTTTGGCGGTTTCTTTCACCACGGCGAAAGCTTCCGGAAGGATGTCAAGCAAGGTTTTTTCTGAAATCTCATAAGCTTCCTTTTCAAGGGCATCGATATCGGCGTAAATGTCCTCCTTGACATCAATATCGTCAGTGGCCTCGACCCTGGCTTTAAGGTCTGCGATTTTTGCATCCCTGTCAGCACGGGCATCCTTGATGCGTTGCCTGAATTCTGCCGTTTTTGCGCGGAGCTCGTCGTGCGAAAGGGCTGCCATGCTGCCTTCAAGCGCTTTGATTTTAGTAAGGTAGGGCTGCAGGGACTTGACATCCTTTTCTGATTTATTTCCTACGAAAGCCTTGAGAATGCTATTTATGAAACTCATGATTTATTTAATTTCTGTTTGTAAAAATGTGTGCAAATTTAAGCAAAAAAAAAGCCTCTTGCAGAGACTTTAAGATTGATTTTTTATTTTTTAATATTCGTCCTCGTTCCAAAGGTAATCTTCGTCGGTAGGATAATCAGGCCATATTTCTTCCATTGATTCGTATATCTCGCCTTCATCTTCGATTGATTGCAGGTTTTCCACAACCTCAAGCGGCGCTCCTGCACGGATAGCGTAATCGATTAGCTCATCTTTGGTTGCCGGCCACGGCGCATCGCTTAAATAAGATGCCAATTCTAATGTCCAATACATCTATAGTCGATTTTAATATTTGATGCAAAAATAATTTTTTTACTGAAAAAGTCAAGTAAAATTCGATTTATTTTAAAAAAGTTAAGAACGTCTTTGCGAAATCCCAATCGGGTCGGATTCAATTGCAGACAAATCCTCTAAAATTTACTTCCTCGGGATCCATTTGACTTCGTCAGCGCGCAGGTCGGCTGTCAATTTCCGTGCCAGAACAAAAAGGTAATCTGAAAGACGGTTCAGGTAGGTTATGGCCAGTTCCGAAACCGGGTCAATATGGCTCAAATGTACTGCCAGCCTTTCCGCACGCCGGCACACGCAACGCGCAATATGACAATATGACACGGTCGTATGCCCCCCGGGCAGCACGAAATGCGTCATCTGAGGCAACTGGGAGTCCATATGGTCGATCTCAGTTTCGAGCAGTTCGACATCTTTTTCCGACAGGCCAAGATTCTGCAATCGGCGTTCGCCATTTTTCATGACTTCTTTTTCCGGCGGGGTTGCGAGGATCGCCCCTATAGTGAATAACCGATCCTGGATCTCGATCAGGATGTCTTTATACCTGACATCGATTTGCTGATCGCGTAACAGCCCGATGTAAGAATTGAGCTCGTCAACCGTGCCGTAGCTTTCAATGCGGATATGGTCTTTCGGCACGCGGGTACCGCCAAATAATGCTGTAGTCCCTTTGTCGCCGGTTTTGGTATATACTTTCATTATGACTTGATGGGGAAAATTGAAAACAGATTATCGTAAACAATTCACCCTGTTTATTATTGAACGTTATTTTTTGTATCGCTTTCAATGACGCCGTCCCGCAGGCGGATCACCCGATGGGCGTAGGCCGCAATATCTTCTTCATGGGTGACCAGTATGACGGTGTTGCCGTTTTTATGGATGTCGTCAAAAAGCTTCATGATTTCGACGGACGTTTTGCTGTCCAGATTTCCTGTTGGCTCGTCAGCCAGTATGATTGATGGTGTATTAACCAATGCCCTGGCAATCGCGACCCGTTGCCGCTGCCCGCCCGAAAGCTGGTTGGGCTGGTGGTCCATGCGGTCGGCGAGGTTGACCTGTGCGAGCACTTCCTTTGCGCGTTTGTGGCGTTCTGATTTGGAAAAGCCGGCGTAAATCATCGGCAGCGCCACATTGTCCAGTGCGGTGGTCCTCGGTAACAGGTTAAAGGTCTGGAACACAAAACCTATTTCCTTGTTCCGGATTTCGGCCAGCTCATTATCGCCCATGTGGCTCACGTTTTTACCATTAAGGATATAGGTGCCTGACGTGGGTGTATCAAGGCAGCCCAATAGGTTCATGAGGGTCGATTTCCCTGAGCCCGACGGTCCCATCAATGCAACGTATTCACCCTTGCTTATTTCGAGGTCGATGCCTTTAAGTACATACACGGTTTCATTTCCCAGCGCGAAATTCCGCGTGATGTCCTTGATACTTATTAATGGTGACGCCATACTTTTAATTTGAGATAAAAGTAAACAATTTGTTTCAAAGACAAACCAAACGGAGCTATACTGAAATGTTATAATATTTGGAGGCTTAATGGAAATGTTTTCAGGAAACCGATGGGTAATTTTGGGATATTAAAAATCAAAACAATCTAATTTTATGAAAACGAATTATTTATTATCGGGGTTTGCTGTGATGGCATTGGGTTTTGCTTCCTGCAAAAGTGATGGTGAGCAAAAAGCCGAAAAGACGGTGGACAGTTATGAAAAATATGCAGATTCAGTAAGCAGCGTTGCCGTAGCCGATGCTAAGACAAACTGGGCTGCTATTGAAGCTGAGTACAGCCAGCGTACTGCGGAAGCCGAAGCGGCATTGGCGGAATTCAAGGACAAGGCAGCTGCCGAAGCCAGGATTGAAAAAGCCAAGGCGAAATACACCGAGCTTAAAACACAGGTTGACGCAGAAGTAGCAAAAACGGCCACCGCTGCATCTACGACGCCGGACAGGAAGCAGGTATTGCGTGACTCTTATTTTGGAGCGGGTAAAATTGGCGAGGACATGAACTTTTCATGGGTAAACAAAGACAACATCCTGAAAGTTTACAACGATTTCTACAACGAATTTGACGCCAACAAGGATTCTTACTCAAGAGAAGATTTTGACGAGATCAAAGCCATGTATGAAGCATTGGACGCCCACAAAAATACGGTAGAGAAAGAAGGTCTTTCTTCACGTGATAACAGGAAAATCGCTGAACTTAAATTTAAGTTCGCCCCTAAGTTCAAATGGGAACGTATGGGTGCCAAGGCTGAGGAAAACGCCGACGCAAAAAAATAAATCATCAATGGCATCCTGCAGGGTGCCATTTTTGTTTATCATACCTTCATTTTGACGTGTACTCTAAAGTACACGTATTTAAGAAATCCGCCACTAATTCAGTGGCGATTTTTTTTAAATTTAAACTTATTGTAAATTATTAGTAAAAGTTTAGTAATTTTAAGTTTTTATTAACGAACGCTTTACGATGAGGCAACTTTTACTCAAAACCCTTTTGTTTTCCCTTTACGGACTGTCCGTTACGGCGCAATGCTGGAAGTCGGTGTCGCCCGGTGTTTATCACACGATGGGCATCAGGGAGGACGGTACCTTATGGGGATGGGGCGGAAATGCGAACGGACTTTTGGGCGATGGGACCACGATTGACAAGGTTTTTCCGGTCAAGATCGGAATCGATGCCAATTGGGATATGGTTTCCGCGGGCGGTTCGCATTCAATAGCACTCAAGACTGACGGCACGCTTTGGAGTTGGGGATACAACGGCTATGGCGAGCTGGGCGATGGGACACTCACCAGTAAAAGTATGCCGATACAGGTAGGCACCGCTAACGACTGGGCAATGATTTCCGCGACATACTGGTCGAACATGGCCATCAAGGATGATGGGACACTCTGGGGATGGGGACACAATGTGACTTACGGGCAGCTTGGTGACGGAACCCTGTACAATAAGAACATACCGATCCAGATCGGGACCGATAACAATTGGGAGTTCGTCTCCGCGGGATCCCGCCACACCGTAGCCATCAAGAAGGATGGCACGCTTTGGATGTGGGGCAATAATGAACATGGTGAATTCGGGAACGGGAACAATACTTCGAGCATCGTGCCTATACAGATTGGCAACGACAACGACTGGGCCGTAGCGCTTTCCGGAGAATACCACACCGTGGCGCTGAAGCAGAACGGGACCCTTTGGTCAGCGGGCTTCAATGCCGACGGCCGCCTGGGCCTGGGCGACGATATTGACGTCAACGTGCTCACTCAGGTTGGTGTTGATTATGACTGGCAATCGATAGGCATCGGCAAAGCAAATACCGTGGCCATCAAGCAGGACGGATCATTATGGGCTTGCGGGTACAATTATAACGGACTTCTCGGTGATGGTACCAATGTGGAGAAAAAGGTTCTGACAAGAGTAGGGACAGGCAATGACTGGATATTTGCCGACACGGGGGAATTCCATACCGTTGCGTTGAAAGGAGACCAGGCGATGTCAGCCTGGGGCGATAATTTTTACGGACAACTGGGCAACGGTTCGCATGTGCCGTCGTTCCTGCCTATAAATTATAGCTGCACCACACTCGGCACCGGTTCGCCGGATCCGCTGGAAGATACCTATTTATTTCCGAATCCCGCGCGCGACGTGTTGTATCTGAGCAGTGCATCCACCAATCAGATTGAGGCTGTTGCCGTTTTCGACATCTTAGGAAAAAAATATCAGAGCAGTATGAGAATCAATCGGCCATCGACGTGAACGGGTTGTCTTCGGGTGTTTATTTTGTGCGGATAACCGCCGCCGGTCAATCGAAAATGCTCCGTTTCGTAAAAAAATGATCAAACCCTGATCACAAAATCCTCTTTCTGCTGTTCCTTCCTGAAAAATACCAATCCCCATTGAAACGTGTCCACGGTTACTGTGACCCTCGGATTTTTTTTAATGATTTCCCAGGCTGATTCCATTTCAGCCGACCAGTGGATGTCATCAAAAACCCAGACCGTGTCATTGGTTGCGGTGGGCAATAAAGTATTGAAATAGCGTACTGTCGCTTCTTTGGTATGGTTGCCGTCGAAATACACAAAATCGGGTCGGTAGGTTCCGGATAACAATTCCGGCCAGGTGTTTTCGAAGCGGTCGACAACCACTCGGACGTTTCCGATGCCCGCGGCGGCGAGCGATTTTTCTGCGACCGACGCGGTTTCCGGGCAACCTTCGAGCGTAACGATCTGTGCGTCGGTGTATCCTGAGGCCAATGCGGCAGTCGCCAGGCCAAGCGATGTTCCGACTTCAAGTACCTGCTTCGGCCTGAAATACCGGACCATCCTGAAAAGCAATTCGGCCCTTTTTTTGGAAATACCCGCTGTCTTGGCTATTGCGGAGATTTTTCTGTAATCGGATTTGAATACTCTGGAGCCGGCACCAAAATCAGCCACGCCAATCAGTTCGTCATTCCCCAATAGCGCTTTCCGATATTGCCGCAGCACAGTGTACTCAGGATACTCGGTGCGATCATAAAAGCACTTTGTCACCAATTGAAACACAAATGGCGAGTGCACGCCGTGCTCGTTAGTCGATCTGGCAAGAAAATTCAAATATGATTGTATTCCAAATAACATGGGATTTTCCGGATTCAGGGTGTCTTTTTTCGGACGGGATCGATGTTGGCCAATTTTCCTATTGCTCCATTTTCGCGCTCAGTTCAAACCAGCGTTCCTCTTTTTCTTCAAGCTTGCCGATGATCTGCTGCAGCTCATTTGCTTTTTTTTCAATATCGGCATCGGCAACATTCCCGTCGGCAAAAGCCTTTTCAATTCTTGATTTTTCAAATTCCAAATCCCGGATCTCACGTTCCACTTTTTGGAATTCCTTCTGCTCTGAAAAGGACAGGCCGCTTTGGACCTGCTGCTGTTTCCATGAATTTTTTTCCGTATTTACCGCGTTCAGCTCTTTTTTTGTTGGCTCGGCGCTGTCCTCATAGGCCCGGAAATCTGAGTAATTACCCGGAAAATCCTCAATTTGGCCGGCTCCCCTGAAGATGAACAAATGGTCAACAATCTTGTCCATAAAGTAACGGTCGTGCGATACCACAATCAGGCAGCCCGGATAATCCAACAGGAAGTTTTCCAAAACGTTCAGGGTCACGATATCGAGGTCGTTTGTAGGCTCATCCAGGATCAGGAAGTTCGGGTTTTGGATCAGTACCGTGCACAGGTATAGCCGCTTTAACTCACCGCCGCTGAGCTTCTCAACGTAATCGTGTTGTTTTTTCCTGTCGAAAAGGAACCGCTCGAGCAATTGCCCCGCCGAAATGGTCCGGCCTTTCATGAGCGGGATGTATTCGCCGTATTCCTTAATGATATCGATGACTTTCTGGCCCGGTTTTGGATTGATGCCGCTTTGGGTATAGTAGCCCACCTTGATCGTGTCGCCGGTCACGACTTTCCCCGCATCTGGCGGTATCGTACCGGTCAGCAAATTGAGGAACGTCGACTTCCCCGTGCCGTTTTTCCCGATGATCCCAACGCGCTCGCCCCTTTGGAAATCATAACTAAATCCGTCAAGGATTACCTTGTCCTTAAAACGCTTGACGAGCTTATGCATTTCGATGACCTTGCTGCCCATGCGCTCCATGTTGATTTCCAGTTCGACCTGGTTTTCTTTGCGGCGGCTTTGCGCTTTTTCCTTGATTACGTAAAAGTCATCCTGTCGCGATTTTGACTTGGTGGTACGCGCTTTAGGCTGTCGCCTCATCCAGTCGAGTTCTTTTACGAACAGGTTCTGCGCCTTATCGATGCTCGCATTTTCTGAGGCAATGCGCTGTTCTTTTTTCTCAAGGTAGTATGAATAATTGCCTTTATACTGGTAGAGTTTTCCGTTGTCGAGCTCAATGATCTCGTTGCACACACGCTCGAGGAAAAACCGGTCGTGCGTGACCATGAACAAAGTGATATTTTCTTTGGCGAAGTAACTTTCCAGCCATTCAATCATTTCAAGGTCAAGATGGTTTGTCGGCTCGTCGAGGATCAGCAGGTCAGGCCGGTTGATCAGGATGATTGCGAGCGACAGCCTTTTTTTCTGCCCTCCCGAAAGGCTTTTTACCTTGAGCTTAAAATCCTCGAGCTTGAGCTTGAAAAGGATTTGCTTGAATTGCGTCTCAAAATCCCAGGCGTTGAACTGGTCCATTTTGTCAAACGCGCGCTGGTAGGCTTCTTCATCGGAAGGATTTTCCAGTGCGTGTTCATATTCCTCAATCACTTTGAGTATCGGATTATCTGACGCGAAAATGCTTTCCTCAATCGTCAGCTCGTCCTGAAGGTCAGGCACCTGTGACAGGAAGGCCATCTTGATTTCCTTTCGCATCACCACCTTACCGGAGTCCGGTTCATCAATACCATTTATGATGTTCATGATTGTGGTTTTTCCGGTACCGTTTTTCGCGATGAAGGCAATTTTCTGGTCTTTATTGATGCCGAATGAGATGTTTTCAAACAACACGCGTTCGCCAAACGACTTCGATATATTTTCTACAGAGAGGTAATTCACAGGTATATTTTTTGCAAAAGTAACTTTTTAAGCGGAAAGTCGGGGGTGCCGGAAGTCCAAAAACCCGAATGCACGCAAGTAATTGACTTAATTTGTCAATTATTAATTATTTTCGCAGCACAAACTTTACCCGATGCCCAAAACGATTTTTCCACTCATCCTGATGTTCGCAGTATGCTTCATAACGCCGGCATCAGCTCAGAACACGCGTATCAGCGACCACAATACGATCGGTTGGTACGGCGTTACCGGAAATTTCAGGCTCAGCGATAAATGGGGTTTTGTTACCGAATACCAATGGCGCCGCAACAAGCTCATTACCGAGTGGCAGCAGGGGCTTGCGCGGATTTCGGCCAGCTACCAGATCCATCCCAAAGTACAGTTCCGTCTCGGGTACGGCTGGGCCAAAACCTATGCGTATGGCGAAATCCCGATCAACCGTTTCGGGAAGGATTATCACGAGCACCGCGCTTTCGAGGCCGTTACGATTACCGACAACGTTTCAATCCTCGGGCTGACGCACCGGTTCATGCTCGAGCAGCGATGGGTTGGGCGGTACACAAGCGAAGCGCTTGATAAGGAAGACCAGTTTCCGTTCAGGAACCGTTTGCGTTATATGTTCCGGGCACAGGTTCCGCTGAAAGGGCAGCAAAGCGTAAACAGCACGCCATACCTTGCGATGTTTAATGAAATTTCGGTAAACTTCGGAAAGCACGTCGGTGAGAATGTTTTCGACCAGAACAGGCTTGGATTGCTTTTTGGTTACCGGTGCAGCGACATTTTCACTATCGAGGCCGGGTACATCAGCCAGATATTACAATTCGGACGCGAGATCGACGGCAATAATGTGTTTCAATACAATAATGGAATTATGGCGAGTGCCCTTTTTAACTTTGATTTGAGAAAAAATAATAAGGTGTCGAAATAACCTGGTGAGCCGGCGGAAATTTTCCTTAGCGGCGTGAACCCTGAAACTGCCATTTTGCAAACTAATCCCAGCTAAAAATGAAGCTCTCCGTAATCATCCTAAATTACAACGTCCGGTATTTTCTCGAGCTTTGTGTCCTGAGCGTACTCAAAGCAACGGAAAATATCGAGGCTGAGGTGATTGTCATAGACAACCATTCTTCAGATGACAG
The nucleotide sequence above comes from Flavobacterium magnum. Encoded proteins:
- a CDS encoding DUF2795 domain-containing protein; this translates as MYWTLELASYLSDAPWPATKDELIDYAIRAGAPLEVVENLQSIEDEGEIYESMEEIWPDYPTDEDYLWNEDEY
- a CDS encoding cob(I)yrinic acid a,c-diamide adenosyltransferase, whose amino-acid sequence is MKVYTKTGDKGTTALFGGTRVPKDHIRIESYGTVDELNSYIGLLRDQQIDVRYKDILIEIQDRLFTIGAILATPPEKEVMKNGERRLQNLGLSEKDVELLETEIDHMDSQLPQMTHFVLPGGHTTVSYCHIARCVCRRAERLAVHLSHIDPVSELAITYLNRLSDYLFVLARKLTADLRADEVKWIPRK
- a CDS encoding ABC transporter ATP-binding protein, translating into MASPLISIKDITRNFALGNETVYVLKGIDLEISKGEYVALMGPSGSGKSTLMNLLGCLDTPTSGTYILNGKNVSHMGDNELAEIRNKEIGFVFQTFNLLPRTTALDNVALPMIYAGFSKSERHKRAKEVLAQVNLADRMDHQPNQLSGGQRQRVAIARALVNTPSIILADEPTGNLDSKTSVEIMKLFDDIHKNGNTVILVTHEEDIAAYAHRVIRLRDGVIESDTKNNVQ
- a CDS encoding T9SS type A sorting domain-containing protein, translated to MNGLSSGVYFVRITAAGQSKMLRFVKK
- a CDS encoding O-methyltransferase — encoded protein: MLFGIQSYLNFLARSTNEHGVHSPFVFQLVTKCFYDRTEYPEYTVLRQYRKALLGNDELIGVADFGAGSRVFKSDYRKISAIAKTAGISKKRAELLFRMVRYFRPKQVLEVGTSLGLATAALASGYTDAQIVTLEGCPETASVAEKSLAAAGIGNVRVVVDRFENTWPELLSGTYRPDFVYFDGNHTKEATVRYFNTLLPTATNDTVWVFDDIHWSAEMESAWEIIKKNPRVTVTVDTFQWGLVFFRKEQQKEDFVIRV
- a CDS encoding ABC-F family ATP-binding cassette domain-containing protein, producing the protein MNYLSVENISKSFGERVLFENISFGINKDQKIAFIAKNGTGKTTIMNIINGIDEPDSGKVVMRKEIKMAFLSQVPDLQDELTIEESIFASDNPILKVIEEYEHALENPSDEEAYQRAFDKMDQFNAWDFETQFKQILFKLKLEDFKLKVKSLSGGQKKRLSLAIILINRPDLLILDEPTNHLDLEMIEWLESYFAKENITLFMVTHDRFFLERVCNEIIELDNGKLYQYKGNYSYYLEKKEQRIASENASIDKAQNLFVKELDWMRRQPKARTTKSKSRQDDFYVIKEKAQSRRKENQVELEINMERMGSKVIEMHKLVKRFKDKVILDGFSYDFQRGERVGIIGKNGTGKSTFLNLLTGTIPPDAGKVVTGDTIKVGYYTQSGINPKPGQKVIDIIKEYGEYIPLMKGRTISAGQLLERFLFDRKKQHDYVEKLSGGELKRLYLCTVLIQNPNFLILDEPTNDLDIVTLNVLENFLLDYPGCLIVVSHDRYFMDKIVDHLFIFRGAGQIEDFPGNYSDFRAYEDSAEPTKKELNAVNTEKNSWKQQQVQSGLSFSEQKEFQKVEREIRDLEFEKSRIEKAFADGNVADADIEKKANELQQIIGKLEEKEERWFELSAKMEQ
- a CDS encoding DUF2490 domain-containing protein — its product is MPKTIFPLILMFAVCFITPASAQNTRISDHNTIGWYGVTGNFRLSDKWGFVTEYQWRRNKLITEWQQGLARISASYQIHPKVQFRLGYGWAKTYAYGEIPINRFGKDYHEHRAFEAVTITDNVSILGLTHRFMLEQRWVGRYTSEALDKEDQFPFRNRLRYMFRAQVPLKGQQSVNSTPYLAMFNEISVNFGKHVGENVFDQNRLGLLFGYRCSDIFTIEAGYISQILQFGREIDGNNVFQYNNGIMASALFNFDLRKNNKVSK